A single window of Nicotiana sylvestris chromosome 3, ASM39365v2, whole genome shotgun sequence DNA harbors:
- the LOC104241418 gene encoding NAC domain-containing protein 78-like: MSMVPAARRGCIMGVRFHPTEAELINFLKRFLKGELLPSECPNFQLADIYGDQPPWDIFGANSDHPKEKVRYIFTRFKQTSEHTRVRRTCANGTWKGQTGIDPIKNAKGTVVGFRRCFKFQTSRSKEGEHNKNWLMKEYSVGDDFFRENNIPKEDIVVCRIKKSIRSKKNHGVNMEEQDVPKVIEAMLHGPGEDYCTTVQPATICQAADQHQVNDWYNYQQEVNWADDMLIGIDEFGDIIW, encoded by the coding sequence ATGTCGATGGTACCAGCTGCACGCCGTGGGTGTATCATGGGTGTTCGGTTTCACCCTACTGAAGCAGAGTTGATCAACTTTCTGAAAAGGTTCCTAAAGGGCGAGCTTTTGCCGAGTGAATGCCCTAATTTCCAACTTGCCGATATCTATGGAGACCAACCACCATGGGACATATTTGGAGCTAATTCTGATCATCCCAAAGAGAAGGTTCGCTATATTTTTACTCGGTTCAAGCAGACGAGTGAACATACAAGGGTTCGTCGAACTTGCGCCAACGGGACATGGAAAGGCCAAACCGGTATTGATCCTATCAAGAACGCTAAGGGAACTGTGGTTGGGTTTAGAAGATGTTTCAAGTTTCAAACTAGTCGTAGTAAAGAAGGAGAGCACAATAAAAATTGGCTGATGAAAGAATATTCCGTCGGGGATGATTTCTTTAGAGAAAACAATATTCCTAAGGAGGATATTGTTGTGTGCCGAATCAAGAAGAGTATAagatcaaagaaaaatcatgggGTAAATATGGAGGAACAAGATGTTCCAAAAGTAATCGAAGCTATGTTACATGGACCTGGTGAAGATTACTGCACAACAGTACAACCAGCAACAATATGTCAAGCAGCTGATCAACATCAAGTTAATGACTGGTACAACTACCAACAGGAGGTCAATTGGGCTGATGATATGCTCATAGGAATAGACGAGTTTGGAGATATAATCTGGTAA